ATCGTTTAATTTCTCCAGGATATGGCGATGTTCGAACGTTCCGAAGATATCCATCTTGGATATCTTGAACGCACGGCTGCGCTTGATCTCATGGATCTGCTTTTGTGCCGGTACGTCTCCGGACAATGCCACGCTGTACAGGGCAAGGCGTTCGTCCATATCCTGTTTGAGCTTACCTGCTTCCAGACGTTCTGCTAAAAAGGAGTTGCCGTCTTCAGCGACTTGTCTAAAGACGGTTTTGTTGATACCGAAATAGGTAGCGATCTTATCATTGGAATATCCCAGGGCGGAGAGGGTTTCCAATTTGTCCCACTCTTCATCAGATAGGTTAAGATTAGCGTGTTTTATGGGTCTGTTTTCCTCCATAAAACAAAAATGCCACTAACATAGTGGCAGGGAAAGGACGGAAATTTATGCCAGCAGCCGGTTAACTTCGGCCAGTTGCATCTGGAGCTCTTTAATTTTTTCGTTGCGCTGCCGGACAAGATCTTCGCGCTTTTCTTTTTTCAGTTTTGCTTTAGTTCTCCAGAGGTTATTTTCAATATTTTTCTTCTTTTTGAAAAGCTCCATGGTATTGAGATTACGAAGATCTTTGATCCGCTTGATCTGGGCAAATATCGGGTGTTCACCGAGCGTGGTTTTCGTTTTTTTGTAGTGCTGTAGTTCCTGGTATATCCTGTGATTATCGACGAAGTTGGTCACGAGGATCCGTAGTTTATCACACAGCTCGTTTTCTTTTGCATCAGATAATGATTCGTAGGTTTTTACACAATTTGAATAGATGGTGATCTTATCTGAAATCAACAGTTTTAATTCATGCGGGCAATCTGGATCAGCCAGGAATGGCCACTGTGTCCGCACTCTATATTGTTCCTTTCGATTAGACTCTTGTGTCTTTGCTATGACAGCCGCTTTTGATTCGATATGAGCTTTGTTGACCTGAAAATCAAGCGGTATATCCGCTTTCCTGAATAAAGCTGTTTTCATAAGCTGTAGGTGCTTTTCAGGATTCTTTGATACAATGTTAGCGATCGACTTATTCGGATCCGTATAGTCCATAAATAAGCGAAGGCCGACCGTTGGGTCAGCTCCGCCTAATAACCAATTATAAACTAAAGATGAAAGCATTAACCGTTCCAAAATCTAGTACGACCTGTATCGATGTGAACAAACGTTTTGTAATAGCCGATACCGCCGGACTTTTTGTTCTCCTTGACAACTTTCTTCCAACCGGCGATATCGTTATGTAAAGGATAAGTGTCCAGGGCATTACCCAGTATGTGCTGACTGGAAGTAGCTCCATTCACTGATCGGTTATATTCCGGAGATCGATAACTGCTAGATATACCAATAGGTGACCCGAATGCGTCCCTGAGCGTCTGAACTTCAGCAATGATATTCGCATTTATGCGCGTAAATGAGTTCTTTTGATTTTTGGTCAGGAACTCATGCAGATGAAAATTTTCAGTTAGACGAATGTTAGGCGAATTCTTGTTGAATTCTAAATAATCACCATCCGTTTTAACACCGTATTTTCCAGCAATCACTAGAATGCTGGAAGCCAAATTTTTATTATTGCTCATATCTGGAAGGTTGAGGGAATACTTTTGCAATAACATTTTTGACCGATAGCCATCCTTTGCTATTGCAGTTGATAAATTTCCGTTGCTGGAATAGATCCCACATCATTGCAGGCTCAACGCTGTCGCGGTAAACAGATGCAAGTACACCATCTTTGATATTACCCGTAATCTGGATTGGACGCGCGTCGGGGAACCGGTAATTGAAATACAACGATGTCAGTAGATACCCTTTTTCAGTGGCATTGTATTTCTCAATCACTTCCGCAAGGATTTCAGCGTTTACAAACATCGGTGTATGTGTGCCGTAATGATGCGTGGATAATCCTTCTTTTGCCAATGCCTGTTTGGTACGCAGGGAATTCTGGCAAAACAGAGACGTTCCTTTGGCATGATCTTCCAGATCACCAAAAGCTTTCAATACCTGGATATCGATCAACGCCGTAGGACCTGCCAGATAGATATCATCGTTTGTCAAAATGAAATCGCCAGTTACTTCTCCCGAGGCGATCAGCGTTAGGATTTTATGCGTCACGTCAGCCTGTGGGTTTCTGATTTCAGCAGGAGCAGCACAGTTGCAGTCTTCTAAGATCAATACCGGATCCAGTGGAACGTGCGTAATTTCCGGAGAAAACCAATCTTCCTTGTCTCCGACAATAATAATGCGATGATCTTCGAGGAAGTGATCAGCCCAGGAGCGCAGCGCATAACGGAGCTCTTCTCCAGCCGCTTCTGATTTTAGATACGGAATAACGACAGCGATAGGTTGCTGCCCTTCGATGTGCGTAGGATCTGTTGAGCTGTTTTCTTCGCCTTTAGCATCTTTCGCTGCTTGATCGCTTTCGTTAAGACTTTTTTTATATTCGACACCTGTTGCTGTAAGCGATACCGATTTATCTTCATTACGTAATAGCAAATCTTTATTGATAAGCGAATTTAATACGGCATTGACTGATCCTACAGATAGCTCTGATTGCTCAGCGATAGCACTGGCAACCAATACCCCAGCAATGACCAAGGCTAAAACTTTGCTTTCTTTTTCTGATAAGTTCATTGGTTTATTGTATTGAGTGCCGGCAGGTTACCGGCACTTAGTTTACTAATTTGTTTTATACTCCAGCACCGCCTGATCCAGCAGATCCTGCAACGTCATTCCAATCTTCATTCGGAATAGCGGTACCTCTGTAGAATCCAGCACGAAGCCTTGACCGCACCTGTTGTGCCATCGTGACCGTAGTCTTTGCAGCGTCGTTGTTATCCTGACCGGCAGGCGATAAGTAAATAGGGTTACACTTCCAGCCTATTACGCGGGTACCTTCTCCAGAACAGTCATTGGAAAGGGCGATGAAAGGTTTACCGAGGTATTTCTGGAAAAATAATTCCGAGTCCACCTGTACTCCGGGATGCTCAAAAACCAATTTTTGAACAACGCCCTCAGCATCCGGATCTCCGTCTGGATCATTTGCGATATCGATAGACTGTGCTGTAACCTCAATAGCAATTGCTTTTGCACCTTGCTTTAGGGTAATATTTCCGGTGACAACGATATCATCTTCAGTACGGGCAGGAAAAGTGGCGATATCATCATAATGTACCAGTTGGATGACACCTTCTTTAGGTTTTGGTGCTGCTGATTTTTTTCGCAGTGAAACTTTAATTGCCATATTATTTTAGTTAGTTGATTGTGAATGGATAAAAGGGGCCGAAGCCCCTCCTGTGATTTTGGTTGATTGTTATACGCCACCGCCAGCGGAGCCTGACCCTTCAGAGCCAGTTACCGGTAGTGTACCGTCAGGGAATTTTCTTGAATCAGGGAGTTCAGCCTGAGGATCATAGTTGTCCGGAACATAGGCAAATACTGCTTCAGCGATCTGAAAGCCTACAGCTAGCCAGAACTCACCGATAAGCCACACTTCATAAGGCGCTTCGTACACCTGGTTGATTACATTTGGCGCTTCGTTTTTATGACGGAGCTTCACCATGTTACCATCTACCGTAGAGAATACAATCGGTGAACCTGTCATACCATCCAAGGCAACTACAGTAACATTGGAGAAATCAATACGACGCGTACCGAAGTCACCGACTTGTCCGGAATTGGTACCCCAGATTTTTTTGTAAGCACGTTCGTATCTGGTCAAAACCTCCGGCGCACAGTACAAGTTCATTTTCTTGTTCTTGTACAGTGGTTTCAGTTCATCGACGAAAGCTTCGAAAAATGCCATTACCTGTTCATCCGTAGCTGTTTTCCAGTTGATGGTCAATGATGTGAAATTTACTTTCGCATTGGCGCCCAAGGCTTTTTGCTGAACTAAGATCGTTTCCAAACCATCCATTGAATCCTCAGGATCTGTAGGTTTGTTCGGATCGGTATTCTCCACATACTTACCCTTAAAGATCATTCTATACTCGATGTCTTCCAGGATCTGCGGATAGATCAGCTCTTGCCAGATGTACTTTGTGATCGGCATATCTTTTGGCGATACCTGCTCATCGTACAATTTGAAAAGGTATGAGTCAAGCACTTCAGAAGGTACGATCGGCACGTTTATCTTGTGGCGACGGTTAACGATGGTCAGAGGCGTAAACTTGGTCTGGCCTTTAGGTGTCCATTTGTTGGTAAACTGTTGTACGACGGAATTGATCTGCGCCTGAATTGAACGGAACTCAGTAACAGCCGGCACAGATTTGAAATACTGAGATGAGGTGAACCCGCCAAAAAGCTGTTTAATAATCTCTAGATTATTATTGTTCTGGCTGAGGTAAGTCCCAAAC
The genomic region above belongs to Sphingobacterium zeae and contains:
- a CDS encoding YcbK family protein, translating into MSNNKNLASSILVIAGKYGVKTDGDYLEFNKNSPNIRLTENFHLHEFLTKNQKNSFTRINANIIAEVQTLRDAFGSPIGISSSYRSPEYNRSVNGATSSQHILGNALDTYPLHNDIAGWKKVVKENKKSGGIGYYKTFVHIDTGRTRFWNG
- a CDS encoding helix-turn-helix domain-containing protein; the protein is MNLSEKESKVLALVIAGVLVASAIAEQSELSVGSVNAVLNSLINKDLLLRNEDKSVSLTATGVEYKKSLNESDQAAKDAKGEENSSTDPTHIEGQQPIAVVIPYLKSEAAGEELRYALRSWADHFLEDHRIIIVGDKEDWFSPEITHVPLDPVLILEDCNCAAPAEIRNPQADVTHKILTLIASGEVTGDFILTNDDIYLAGPTALIDIQVLKAFGDLEDHAKGTSLFCQNSLRTKQALAKEGLSTHHYGTHTPMFVNAEILAEVIEKYNATEKGYLLTSLYFNYRFPDARPIQITGNIKDGVLASVYRDSVEPAMMWDLFQQRKFINCNSKGWLSVKNVIAKVFPQPSRYEQ